ATTTTTTTCCGTGTCTCATTGCTATGTTAAATTTAACCCCGATTATACAATCGGGACTGAATTATTCTTTATCTAATTTGTATTTTGCTAAATCCATTCCGAAGTTTAAATTTTTAATTGCAACTAGTTCATCTAGTTCAGTTAAAGATTTTTTACCGAAATTACGGAATTTCATTAGGTCATTTTTATTGAAAGATACTAAATCTCCAAGTGTATCAACTTCAGCCGCTTTCAAACAATTTAATGCTCTTACAGATAAATCCATATCAACAAGCTTAGTTTTAAGCAATTGTCTCATGTGTAATGACTCTTCGTCATACGATTCTGTTTGTGCAATTTCGTCAGCCTCGAGTGTAATTCTTTCGTCAGAAAACAACATGAAGTGGTGAATTAAAACTTTTGCAGCTTCAGTCAAAGCATCCTTAGGATTAATAGATCCATCAGTTTTTATTTCAAAAACTAATTTCTCATAATCTGTTTTTTGCTCTACACGGAAGTTTTCAATTGCATATTTTACGTTTTTTACCGGAGTAAAAATAGAATCTGTAAAAATGGTTCCAATTGCAGCATTCTGTTTTTTGTTCTCTTCAGCAGGAACATATCCTCTACCTTTTTCGATAGTTAAATCGAAATTCAGTTTGATTTTACTGTCTAAATTACAGATAACTAGTTCTGGATTCAAAACTTGAAAACCTGATATAAATTTTTGAAAATCACCAGCTGTTAATTGATCTTTACCAGAAACAGAAATAGTAACTGCTTCATTATCGATATCTTCAATTTGACGTTTGAAACGTACTTGTTTAAGATTAAGAATAATTTCGGTAACGTCTTCAACAACTCCTGAAATAGTAGAAAACTCATGATCTACACCTTCGATACGAACCGATGTAATTGCATAACCTTCTAACGCTGAAAGCAAAACTCTTCTAAGTGCATTACCAACTGTCAATCCGTAACCAGGTTCTAAAGGTCTAAATTCAAATTTACCTTCAAAATCGGTTGAATCGATCATGATAACTTTATCGGGCTTCTGAAAATTAAATATTGCCATAAATTTCGACTAAGTCAATTATTATTTGTTGTACAACTCTACGATTAATTGTTCTTTAATGTTTTCTGGAATTTGAAGTCTTGCAGGTACAGAAACAAAAGTTCCTTCTTTAAGATCATTATTCCAAGTAATCCATTCATAAACTTGACTTGAATTTGATAAAGAACGTTCGATAGCTTCTAAAGATTTAGATTTTTCACGAACACCTACTTTATCACCAGGTTTAAGGTGGTAAGAAGGAATATTAACCACTTCACCATTTACAGTGATGTGTCTGTGTGATACGATTTGACGAGCACCTCTTCTAGAAGGAGCAATACCCATTCTAAAAACTACATTGTCTAATCTTGCTTCACACAATTGTAATAAAACTTCACCAGTAACACCTTTAGTAGCTGATGCTTTTTCGAATAAGTTTCTGAATTGTTTTTCTAAAATTCCATAAGAATATTTAGCTTTTTGCTTTTCCATTAATTGGACAGCATATTCAGATTTTTTTCCTCTTTTTTTAGCCATCCCGTGTTGTCCGGGTGGATAATTTCTTTTTTCGAAAGCTTTATCGTCTCCGAAAATTGCTTCGCCGAATTTACGGGCGATTCTTGTACTTGGACCAGTATATCTTGCCATTTTAAATTGTTTAAGATAGAGATTATGAATTCAGGTCTTATCCTTCGATAATCTATATTCTATCTAGGTTATACTATAAATATTTTGAGTATTAAACTCTACGTCTTTTTGGAGGACGACACCCATTGTGAGGCATTGGAGTAACATCGATAATCTCAGTAACTTCAATTCCACCGTTATGCAAAGAACGAATAGCAGACTCACGTCCGTTACCTGGTCCTTTTACATATACTTTCACTTTTTTAAGTCCAGCCTCAAGAGCTACTTTACTACAATCTTCTGCTGCCATTTGGGCTGCGTATGGAGTATTCTTTTTAGAACCTCTAAAACCCATTTTACCAGCTGAAGACCAAGAAATAACTTCACCTTTTTTGTTTGTCAAAGAAATGATGATGTTATTGAAGGTAGCAGAAATATGAGCTTCTCCCGTTGATTCAACGATAACTTTACGTTTTTTTGCAGTTGCTTTAGCCATATTACTTATTATTTAGTTGCTTTTTTCTTGTTAGCAACAGTTTTTCTTTTACCTTTTCTTGTTCTAGAGTTGTTTTTAGTTCTTTGCCCTCTTAATGGAAGACCTGATCTATGACGAATACCTCTGTAACAACCAATATCCATTAAACGTTTGATGTTTAAAGAAACTTCAGAACGTAATTCTCCTTCAATCTTAAAAGCTGATACTGCTTCACGAATTGCTCCGATCTCATCATCATTCCAATCTTGAACTTTTTTGTCTTGGCTAACTTGAGCTTTATCTAAAATCTCAATTGCTCTACTTTTTCCTAATCCGAAGATGTAGGTAAGTGCTATAACACCTCTCTTATTTTTTGGGATATCTACCCCTGCTATTCTTGCCATAATTATCCTTGTCTTTGTTTAAATCTAGGATTCTTTTTGTTTATTACGTACAATCTCCCTTTTCTTCGCACAATTTTGCACTCGGGACTTCTCTTTTTTACTGAAGCTCTAACTTTCATTTTGAATATCCTTTAATATCTATAAGTAATTCTTGCTTTTGACAAATCGTAAGGGCTCATTTCTAGTTTCACTTTATCACCAGGTAATAATTTGATATAATGCATACGCATTTTTCCAGATATATGTGCAATTACAATATGTCCATTTTCTAACTCTACACGAAACATAGCATTTGACAATGCTTCAATGATTGATCCGTCTTGTTCTATTGCTGATTGTTTTGCCATAAGTTAAGCTACTGCTTTTCTATTTTTACCACTTTTCATTAAACCATCATAATGTTTGTTTAACAAGTATGAATTAATTTGTTGAATTGTATCTATGGCAACACCAACCATAATTATTAATGAAGTACCTCCAAAGAACATTGCCCAAGATTGTTGAACATCCATAACGCTTACAACAATTGCCGGGAACACAGCGATTAGTGCAAGAAATAAAGATCCGGGGAAAGTTATTAAAGACATCACTTTGTCAAGAAAATCAGATGTTTCTACACCAGGTCTAACACCAGGAATAAAACCACCACTTCTTTTTAAATCATCAGACATTTTGTTAGTAGGCACAGTGATTGCAGTATAAAAGAATGTAAAAACAACTATCAAAGTTGCAAAAACAAAATTATACCAAAATCCAAACATGTTACTAAAAGCACCAACAATTGATTGTGACGCATCTGACTTAGACAATCCAGCAACCGCAGCAGGTATAAACATAATTGCCTGAGCAAATATAATTGGCATAACACCTGAAGCGTTTAACTTCAAAGGAATCCACTGTCTATTACCACCCATTAAATCTTGTTCGTAATCTCCTGAAGAAGTACGACGAGCATATTGAACAGGTATTTTTCTAACTGCCATTACTAACAATACACATGCAATAATTACCAATAACCAAACAATAATTTCGATTACAAGCAACATTGGCCCACCATTATTATTGGTAACTCTGGTTGTAAATTCTTGTATAAAAGCCTGAGGTAATCTAGCTAAAATACCAACCATAATCAATAATGATATACCATTTCCAATTCCTTTGTCAGTGATTTTTTCTCCAAGCCACATAGCGAAAACAGTACCTGTAACCAAGATAATAACTGAAGAAAATAAGAATTCAAAAGAATTAAATCCTAATAAAAATGCATTACTAGGTAAAGTTCTATATAGATTATAGATATAAGTTGGCCCTTGAACCAAAGTAATACCTATTGTTAACCAACGTGTAATTTGATTAATCTTCTTTCTACCACTTTCTCCATCACTTTGAAGTTTTTGCAAATATGGAATCGCAATTCCCATTAACTGAACAACAATAGATGCAGAAATATAAGGCATAATACCTAAAGCAAAAACTGAAGCTTTAGAAAAAGCACCTCCCGTAAACATATCTAGAATAGAACCTATACCATCTTTGGTTTGTCCTGCTAAACTATTCAATTGAGTTGCATCAATTCCTGGAAGTGTAACGTGTGCACCAAAACGGTAAACTAAAAGCAATCCTAATGTAATTAAGATTCTGTTTTTCAGTTCTTCGATTTTCCAAACATTACTTATTGATTCAATAAATTTCTTCATCTTAATTGAAAAATTATATTGTTACAGCTTCTCCTCCAGCAGCTTCAATAGCAGCTTTTGCAGTAGCAGTAAATTTGTGAGCGGTTACCTTTAATTTAGCTTTCAGTTCTCCTCTTCCTAAAATCTTAACGATTTCATTTTTGGTAGCCAAACGATTTGCAACATAAACTGTCATATCAACAGCATCTGTAATCACACCATTATCAACTAATAATTGAAGCGTATCAAGATTAACACCTTCGTATTCTTTACGATTGATGTTTGTGAAACCAAACTTAGGCACACGTCTTTGAAGAGGCATTTGACCACCTTCAAAACCAATCTTTTTAGAATAACCAGAACGAGATTTTGCTCCTTTGTGACCTCTTGCAGAAGTACCACCTTTTCCAGAACCTTCTCCTCTACCTAATCTTTTATTTTGATTGTGTGTAGAACCTTCAGCAGGTTGTAAGTTACTTAAATTCATAACAGTATTTGTTATTTAGTTTCTTCAACAGAAACTAAGTGTTTAACTTTATTTATCATCCCAAGGATTGTAGGATTTGAATCATGCTCTACAACTTGTCCCATTTTACGTAGACCTAAAGCTTCCAAACCTCTTTTTTGAGTTAGAGGGCAATTGATTTTGCTTCTAACTTGTTTTACTAATAATTTAGCCATAATTTCCTTGAATTAACCTTTAAAAACTTTTTCTAAAGAAACACCTCTTTGTTTTGCAACAGTATAAGCACTTCTCATTTGTAATAAAGCATCAAAAGTTGCTTTCACTACATTGTGAGGATTTGAAGATCCTTGAGATTTAGATAATACATCATGAATTCCTACTGATTCAAGAACTGAACGAACAGCTCCACCAGCAATAACTCCTGTACCATGAGAGGCAGGAATTAAGAATACACGTGCACCACCAAATTTACCTTTTTGTTCGTGAGGAACTGATTGACCATTCAAAGGAATTTTTACTAAATTTTTCTTAGCATCTTCTACTGCTTTCGCAATTGCTTCAGAAACATCTTTAGATTTTCCTAATCCATGACCAACAACACCATTTTCATCACCTACAACTACAATAGCAGAAAAACCAAAAGCTCTACCACCCTTTGTAACCTTAGTAACACGATTAACACTCACCAAACGATCTTTTAATTCAAGACCACTTGGTTTTACTAACTCTACATTCTTGTATTTATTAGACATACTATATTAGAATTTAAGTCCAGCCGCTCTTGCGCCTTCCGCTAATGATTTAATACGACCGTGATATAAATAACCTCCTCTATCGAAAGTTACTGTTTCTATCCCAGCTTTTAAAGCTTTTTCAGCAACTAGTTTTCCAACTGCTGTAGCAACTTCAATATTCGTACCGTTACCTATTTCTTTTTCTCTTGAAGAAGCCGCCAATAAAGTAACTCCGTTTACGTCATCAATAAGTTGAGCATAAATTTCTTTGTTACTTCTAAATACAGATAGTCTTGGATTTGTAGCAGTACCACTAATCGTTTTTCTAATTCTGAATCTAATTCTTTGTCTTCTTTCAGGTTTTGTTAATGACATAATCTTATTTTTTAAGCTGATTTACCTGCTTTTCTTCTTAATACTTCACCTACAAATTTAACACCTTTTCCTTTGTATGGCTCTGGCTTACGGAAACCTCTGATTTTCGCAGCTACCTGACCTAAAAGTTGTTTGTCAAATGATGTTAATTTCACAATAGGGTTTTTACCTTTTTCAGATATCGTCTCCAAAGTTACTTCTGGAGCAATTTCTAAAACAATATTATGTGAATATCCAAGAGCTAAATCTAATTTTTGTCCTTGATTTGAAGCTCTATAACCAACTCCTACCAATTCTAATGATTTTGTAAAACCATCTGTTACACCGATAATCATATTATTGATTAAAGATCTATACAATCCGTGTTTTGCTCTTTGGTCTTTGTGATCAGACGCTCTATCAACTTGAACTTGACCGTCTTCAACTGTTACAGTAACGTCCGAAAACTCCTGTGTTAGTTGACCATTTTTTCCTTTTACTGTAATTATACCATTTGCAACTTCAACAGTTACACCAGCAGGGATTACAACCGGATTTTTACCTATTCTTGACATCTTCTACTATTTTAATGATTAGTAAACGTAACAAATTACTTCACCACCTACGTTCAATTGTTTTGCTTTTTTTCCAGTCATCAAACCTTTAGATGTAGAAACGATAGCAATACCTAATCCGTTAAGGATTCTTGGAATGGATGAAGAACCTGAATACTTACGTAAACCTGGTTTACTAATTCTTTGGATATCTTTAATTACAGACTCTTTAGTATCTTTATCATACTTCAAAGCGATTTTGATTGAACCCTGAACAGCGTTGTCTTCAAATTTGTAACTCAAGATATAACCTTGATCAAATAAGATCTTAGTTATTTCTTTTTTTAGATTAGATGCAGGAATTTCAACAACTTTGTGGTTTGCAGCCACAGCGTTACGAACTCTTGTCAAATAATCTGCAATAGGATCTGTATACATGTGTATTAATTTGCGGTTTTGGTTTTCAATAAAACTATTTTATCGAACCTGAAACCAATTTATAAATGTTTGATTACCAAGATGCTTTTTTAACACCAGGGATTAATCCGTTATTAGCCATCTCACGGAATGTTACACGTGAAATACCAAATTGACGAATATAACCTCTTGGTCTACCTGTTAATTTACAACGATTGTGTAAACGAACTGGTGAAGCATTTTTCGGTAATTTTTGCAAACCTACGAAATCTCCAGCTTCTAACAAAGCTTTTCTTTTCTCAGCATACTTAGCTACAGTTTTTTCTCTCTTAACCTCGCGGGCTTTCATTGATTCTTTAGCCATGTCTTAATTCTTTTTAAAAGGTAATCCTAATTCAGCCAATAATGACTTTGCTTCCTTATCAGTTTTTGCAGTAGTAACAAAAGAAATATCCATTCCTGAAATTTTGTTTACTTTATCAATATCAATTTCTGGGAAAATGATTTGTTCCAAAACTCCTAAGTTATAATTACCTCTTCCATCAAAACCAGTAGCTTTAATACCACTAAAGTCTCTTACACGTGGTAAAGCAGAAGTAATAAGTCTATCTAAAAACTCATACATTCTTTCTCCTCGCAAAGTTACTTTTGCTCCAATAGGCATCCCTTTTCTCAATTTAAAAGACGCAACGTCTTTCTTTGATATTGTAGATACTGCTTTCTGTCCAGTGATCTTTGTTAACTCATCAACTGCATAGTCAATTAGTTTTTTATCAGATACAGCTGCACCAACTCCTTTACTTAAAACGATTTTTTCCAATTTTGGAACTTGCATTACGTTTACGTATCCGAATTCCTCTTTAAGAGCAGCAATTACTCTGCTCTTATATTCTTCTTTTAGTCTAGGTATATACGCCATTACTATAGTACTTGATTAGATTTTTTTGAAAATCTTACTTTCTTATCTCCTTCTACTCTAATTCCTACTCTCGTTGTTTCCTTAGTTTTAGGATCAATAAGTGAAATATTAGATATTTGTATTGAAGCTTCTTTCTTTACGATACCACCTTGAGGGCTTTTTGCACTCGGTTTCGTATGTTTTGAAACCATGTTTACACCTTCAACAATCGCTTTATTCTTCTCACGATAAACACGTAAAACTTTACCTTCAGCACCTTTATGGTCTCCAGCAATTACTCTTACAATGTCACCTGATTTTATTTTTAGCTTTATCATCTTAAAACGAATTAAAGCACTTCTGGTGCTAATGATACAATTTTCATGAATTGTTTTTCACGAAGTTCTCTTGCTACTGGACCAAAAACACGAGTTCCTCTCATTTCCCCTGCAGCATTCAAAAGAACACATGCATTATCATCGAAACGGATATAAGAACCATCGGCTCTTCTCACTTCTTTTTTGGTACGTACAACAACTGCAGTTGAAACAGCTCCTTTTTTAACGTTTCCGTTTGGAGTTGCATCTTTGATAGAAACTACAATCTTGTCACCAACAGAGGCATACCTTCTTTTGGTACCTCCTAAAACACGGATAGTTAAAACTTCTTTAGCTCCTGTGTTATCTGCTACTTTTAGTCTTGATTCTTGTTGTACCATAATTATTTAGCTCTTTCTAGGATTTCAACTAATCTCCAACATTTTGATTTACTCAAAGGACGCGTTTCGCTAATTCTTACAGTATCTCCAATGTTACAGTCGTTTGTTTCGTCATGCGCAACAAATTTCTTTGTTTTCAACACGAACTTACCGTATAATGGGTGTTTTACTTTAGTCACTTGTGCAACCACAATGGATTTATCCATTTTGTTTGAAGTAACAACACCAACTCTCTCTTTTCTTAAATTTCTTTTTTCTTCCATCTTTCAGCAGAATACAATTATTGTAACTCTCTTTTAGTAAGCTCTGTAGCTAGTCTCGCAACTGTTCTTCTTACACTTCTAATTTGAAGTGGATTTTCAATTGGTGAAATAGCATGAGCCATTTTTAGGTCAGCATATGTTTTCTTAGTCTGGCTAAGTTTTTCTTGCAACTCCGCTGCAGAAAGATCTTTTATTTCTGATTGTTTCATAATATAATATAGATTATTATGCTTCGAAATCTCTAGCAACAACGAATTTAGTTTTTACTGGAAGCTTTTGAGCTGCAAGACGTAACGCCTCTTTTGCAACTGACAAAGGTACTCCTCCAACTTCAAACATTATTCTTCCGGGTTTAACAATGGCAGCCCAATATTCAACGGCACCTTTACCTTTACCCATACGTACCTCAAGAGGTTTCTTAGTGATAGGTTTGTCTGGAAATATTTTGATCCATAATTGTCCTTCTCTTTTCATAAAACGAGTTGCAGCAATACGCGCAGCTTCGATTTGACGAGAGGTTAAGAACATTCCATCTTCATGTACAGATTTAATACCAAACATTCCATTAGAAAGTTCATGCCCTCTTTGAGAGTTCCCTTTCATTTTACCTTTTTGTACCTTACGGTATTTTGTTCTTTTAGGCTGTAACATTTTTCTTTAGTTTAAAAATTTACTTTCTTTTACGAGCGTCTGGTTTTCCACCTTTATTAAAGGGTTTTCTATCTCCTCTTGGAGAATCACCACCTTTACCACCAGCACCAGATTGTTTTTTGTCCATTCCAGCAAGTGGAGAAAGATCTCTCTTTCCATAAACTTCACCTTTCATGATCCATACTTTGATTCCCATTCTACCATAAGTAGTATGAGCTTCAGCCAAAGCATAATCAATATCAGCTCTGAAAGTTGATAGAGGAATTCTACCTTCTTTGAAACCTTCTGAACGAGCCATCTCTGCACCATTCAAACGACCAGAAATCAAAACTTTGATACCTTCAGCGTTCATACGCATAGAAGCAGCAATAGCCATTTTGATTGCACGTCTGTAAGAAATACGGCTTTCGATTTGACGACAGATGCTTGTAGCAACTAGATACGCGTCAAGTTCAGGTCTTTTAATTTCAAAGATGTTGATTTGAACCTCTTTGTCAGTAATTTTCTTAAGTTCTTCTTTTAACTTGTCTACCTCTTGTCCACCTTTCCCAATAATAATACCAGGTCTTGCAGTAGTGATAGTAACGGTTACAAGTTTCAAAGTTCTCTCAATGATTACTTTTGATACACTAGCTTTTGATAAACGAGCATGGATATACTTTCTG
This region of Flavobacterium lacustre genomic DNA includes:
- the rpsE gene encoding 30S ribosomal protein S5; its protein translation is MSNKYKNVELVKPSGLELKDRLVSVNRVTKVTKGGRAFGFSAIVVVGDENGVVGHGLGKSKDVSEAIAKAVEDAKKNLVKIPLNGQSVPHEQKGKFGGARVFLIPASHGTGVIAGGAVRSVLESVGIHDVLSKSQGSSNPHNVVKATFDALLQMRSAYTVAKQRGVSLEKVFKG
- the rpsK gene encoding 30S ribosomal protein S11, producing the protein MAKATAKKRKVIVESTGEAHISATFNNIIISLTNKKGEVISWSSAGKMGFRGSKKNTPYAAQMAAEDCSKVALEAGLKKVKVYVKGPGNGRESAIRSLHNGGIEVTEIIDVTPMPHNGCRPPKRRRV
- the rpsC gene encoding 30S ribosomal protein S3, coding for MGQKTNPIGNRLGIIRGWDSNWYGGNDYGDKLAEDHKIRKYIHARLSKASVSKVIIERTLKLVTVTITTARPGIIIGKGGQEVDKLKEELKKITDKEVQINIFEIKRPELDAYLVATSICRQIESRISYRRAIKMAIAASMRMNAEGIKVLISGRLNGAEMARSEGFKEGRIPLSTFRADIDYALAEAHTTYGRMGIKVWIMKGEVYGKRDLSPLAGMDKKQSGAGGKGGDSPRGDRKPFNKGGKPDARKRK
- the rpsH gene encoding 30S ribosomal protein S8 gives rise to the protein MYTDPIADYLTRVRNAVAANHKVVEIPASNLKKEITKILFDQGYILSYKFEDNAVQGSIKIALKYDKDTKESVIKDIQRISKPGLRKYSGSSSIPRILNGLGIAIVSTSKGLMTGKKAKQLNVGGEVICYVY
- the secY gene encoding preprotein translocase subunit SecY, translated to MKKFIESISNVWKIEELKNRILITLGLLLVYRFGAHVTLPGIDATQLNSLAGQTKDGIGSILDMFTGGAFSKASVFALGIMPYISASIVVQLMGIAIPYLQKLQSDGESGRKKINQITRWLTIGITLVQGPTYIYNLYRTLPSNAFLLGFNSFEFLFSSVIILVTGTVFAMWLGEKITDKGIGNGISLLIMVGILARLPQAFIQEFTTRVTNNNGGPMLLVIEIIVWLLVIIACVLLVMAVRKIPVQYARRTSSGDYEQDLMGGNRQWIPLKLNASGVMPIIFAQAIMFIPAAVAGLSKSDASQSIVGAFSNMFGFWYNFVFATLIVVFTFFYTAITVPTNKMSDDLKRSGGFIPGVRPGVETSDFLDKVMSLITFPGSLFLALIAVFPAIVVSVMDVQQSWAMFFGGTSLIIMVGVAIDTIQQINSYLLNKHYDGLMKSGKNRKAVA
- the rpsD gene encoding 30S ribosomal protein S4; this translates as MARYTGPSTRIARKFGEAIFGDDKAFEKRNYPPGQHGMAKKRGKKSEYAVQLMEKQKAKYSYGILEKQFRNLFEKASATKGVTGEVLLQLCEARLDNVVFRMGIAPSRRGARQIVSHRHITVNGEVVNIPSYHLKPGDKVGVREKSKSLEAIERSLSNSSQVYEWITWNNDLKEGTFVSVPARLQIPENIKEQLIVELYNK
- the rplR gene encoding 50S ribosomal protein L18; translated protein: MSLTKPERRQRIRFRIRKTISGTATNPRLSVFRSNKEIYAQLIDDVNGVTLLAASSREKEIGNGTNIEVATAVGKLVAEKALKAGIETVTFDRGGYLYHGRIKSLAEGARAAGLKF
- the rpsN gene encoding 30S ribosomal protein S14, which encodes MAKESMKAREVKREKTVAKYAEKRKALLEAGDFVGLQKLPKNASPVRLHNRCKLTGRPRGYIRQFGISRVTFREMANNGLIPGVKKASW
- the rplF gene encoding 50S ribosomal protein L6, translated to MSRIGKNPVVIPAGVTVEVANGIITVKGKNGQLTQEFSDVTVTVEDGQVQVDRASDHKDQRAKHGLYRSLINNMIIGVTDGFTKSLELVGVGYRASNQGQKLDLALGYSHNIVLEIAPEVTLETISEKGKNPIVKLTSFDKQLLGQVAAKIRGFRKPEPYKGKGVKFVGEVLRRKAGKSA
- the rpmC gene encoding 50S ribosomal protein L29 codes for the protein MKQSEIKDLSAAELQEKLSQTKKTYADLKMAHAISPIENPLQIRSVRRTVARLATELTKRELQ
- the rpsQ gene encoding 30S ribosomal protein S17, translated to MEEKRNLRKERVGVVTSNKMDKSIVVAQVTKVKHPLYGKFVLKTKKFVAHDETNDCNIGDTVRISETRPLSKSKCWRLVEILERAK
- the rpsM gene encoding 30S ribosomal protein S13, which codes for MARIAGVDIPKNKRGVIALTYIFGLGKSRAIEILDKAQVSQDKKVQDWNDDEIGAIREAVSAFKIEGELRSEVSLNIKRLMDIGCYRGIRHRSGLPLRGQRTKNNSRTRKGKRKTVANKKKATK
- the ykgO gene encoding type B 50S ribosomal protein L36, with amino-acid sequence MKVRASVKKRSPECKIVRRKGRLYVINKKNPRFKQRQG
- the rplX gene encoding 50S ribosomal protein L24, whose translation is MIKLKIKSGDIVRVIAGDHKGAEGKVLRVYREKNKAIVEGVNMVSKHTKPSAKSPQGGIVKKEASIQISNISLIDPKTKETTRVGIRVEGDKKVRFSKKSNQVL
- the rplE gene encoding 50S ribosomal protein L5, translating into MAYIPRLKEEYKSRVIAALKEEFGYVNVMQVPKLEKIVLSKGVGAAVSDKKLIDYAVDELTKITGQKAVSTISKKDVASFKLRKGMPIGAKVTLRGERMYEFLDRLITSALPRVRDFSGIKATGFDGRGNYNLGVLEQIIFPEIDIDKVNKISGMDISFVTTAKTDKEAKSLLAELGLPFKKN
- the rplO gene encoding 50S ribosomal protein L15 yields the protein MNLSNLQPAEGSTHNQNKRLGRGEGSGKGGTSARGHKGAKSRSGYSKKIGFEGGQMPLQRRVPKFGFTNINRKEYEGVNLDTLQLLVDNGVITDAVDMTVYVANRLATKNEIVKILGRGELKAKLKVTAHKFTATAKAAIEAAGGEAVTI
- the rplN gene encoding 50S ribosomal protein L14; this translates as MVQQESRLKVADNTGAKEVLTIRVLGGTKRRYASVGDKIVVSIKDATPNGNVKKGAVSTAVVVRTKKEVRRADGSYIRFDDNACVLLNAAGEMRGTRVFGPVARELREKQFMKIVSLAPEVL
- the infA gene encoding translation initiation factor IF-1 → MAKQSAIEQDGSIIEALSNAMFRVELENGHIVIAHISGKMRMHYIKLLPGDKVKLEMSPYDLSKARITYRY
- a CDS encoding DNA-directed RNA polymerase subunit alpha — translated: MAIFNFQKPDKVIMIDSTDFEGKFEFRPLEPGYGLTVGNALRRVLLSALEGYAITSVRIEGVDHEFSTISGVVEDVTEIILNLKQVRFKRQIEDIDNEAVTISVSGKDQLTAGDFQKFISGFQVLNPELVICNLDSKIKLNFDLTIEKGRGYVPAEENKKQNAAIGTIFTDSIFTPVKNVKYAIENFRVEQKTDYEKLVFEIKTDGSINPKDALTEAAKVLIHHFMLFSDERITLEADEIAQTESYDEESLHMRQLLKTKLVDMDLSVRALNCLKAAEVDTLGDLVSFNKNDLMKFRNFGKKSLTELDELVAIKNLNFGMDLAKYKLDKE
- the rpmD gene encoding 50S ribosomal protein L30 encodes the protein MAKLLVKQVRSKINCPLTQKRGLEALGLRKMGQVVEHDSNPTILGMINKVKHLVSVEETK
- the rplP gene encoding 50S ribosomal protein L16, whose product is MLQPKRTKYRKVQKGKMKGNSQRGHELSNGMFGIKSVHEDGMFLTSRQIEAARIAATRFMKREGQLWIKIFPDKPITKKPLEVRMGKGKGAVEYWAAIVKPGRIMFEVGGVPLSVAKEALRLAAQKLPVKTKFVVARDFEA